TTAGTGAGTCTACTTATCACTATTGGTTGGTTTTATTCGCTTCGTAAAGAGTTCGATCGTTGTTAGATCAGGTTATTATAGGTCGTTTTCATCCGTCTCTTGCAATGATTCCCTGAAAAATACCTATCTCAGGTAGGTCTATCTATCGCAGAATGGGTGAAGTGGCATTTGTTTGTCGGATTGAAGAGGTATTCTTTTGTTGAGCCTGTGTCGCTAAGAAGCTGAGTATTTTGTGCGTGCGCTTTAGGGGCCTCTGGTGAGGGATTGATAGCAATCTGACCAATTTTAATGATCGTCCGCCTCACTCCTAAATCCTCACTGAAGCAATTGGAACATGGTTTGATCTGTCACTGTCGTGGATTGGCGTGACGGGGCATCACTCTCATGGTCGCTGATCCTTGTAGAGATCATTCAGGCCGTAATTTCGGGTTTTTCTCCATGTCTTGACGATCTTTTCACAACGACTGGAAATTCTTGTTTTGATTTAAATCAGACAGTTCACTATTGGAAATTTTTTTGTAAAAGCTTTCATTCTCTGATTTTTATTCCAACTGCTCCAATGCCTTCCGCATTGTCTCCAAACCCACTGAGCTATAGGTACCACTACCTTTGCTCTTTTTTGGACTGTGGCCAAGCAACTTGCCAATGGTCCTCTCATTTACTTCCTTTGTCCGAAGACACGATGCTGCCCAGTCACGTGTTGCTTTGGGTGATACACCGATGATGTCATTCCAGTGCATTCCTTCCGCCCAGCGTGCTCTATTTGGGTTGTAAGCCCAGGGGAATATCAAGCCAGAGTTACCGGCCGAGCACTCACTTCCCGAGCGCATGATCTCCATCAGCTTGGGATGTATGGGAATCGTTCTCTGTCTGAAAGCGCTCTTCAGGGGCCTTGTCTCATGTCCCTTGAAGCTGATCGTTCCCTCGTTCAGATCCATGTCTTCCCAACGGAGTCCTGCTGCCTCTGAGGCATGACTCCCTGTCCATCTGAGGACATGCCAGAGCAGTTGATGGTGTTTAGGCAGGTTCTGCCATCTCTCATCGGCTTGGTCCAGTCTCACCACCTTCTTGACCCTGGCCTTGCTCGTCACCTTCTTGTTCAATCCTTCCATCGGGTTGCTTTGGATCCAACCCTCATCCACGGCCACGTTGTACAAGCCAGAGAGATACCTCAGGCGAGTCTTGGTCGTGCTGGCTGCTGTGGTCGTCAGCAGGTGCTTCCTGTAGTTCAGAGCGTCATCTCTGGTTAGCTCCGTAATGAATTGTTTGTGGGAGTGCTCCATCAGCTTCCCTAGATTCCTCTCCCACTCCTTCTTGGTGGACGGCGCAGGGCTCTTCGACAGGGTTGCAAGCTCTAGCAGGTCATCAGCCGTCTTGGGCGTCTTGGTGGTCCCCTTCAGGACTCTCTTGGTTAGGCGGTGGAGCTCCTCATCGTGAGGGTTGATGTTCTCTGGGTCATCAAGGCGTATGAACTCCCTGCTGGTCGTCTGCGCCAGATCGTGGCTGTCTACGTTTTTAGGGAACTGGTTCTTCATTGGCAGGAGTGACAGGAGCTTCTGCTCTGGCATGACCTGCTGGCCCCTGGCCTCCCTGATGAGCTGGTCGGTCTCTTTGAGGAACTCAACAGCGTTCTTCTTTGCCTCATTGAGTGTCTTGCCTGCCTTGCGGCGCCACGTTGCGCACCCGATGCTGCCTCTGAGCTTTGGAGGGACAGACCGGATGAAATACCAGCCATCCCGACCTGTTCTTCGGGTGAGATAGCGAGGTTTAGAGGAGGTCGCCATAGGCATGGACCAGTCCCCCAATTCCTACTTGTTTTGTCGCTCTGTGGATCAGATCTTCCTTTCGATTTCGACTGGACCTAACGCCTACGGCTGCTTTGCGTTGCTTGATGGTCAGGACATTCAACCCCGACCGTGATGGATGTACACATGTAGTGGCAAATTTGGAGTATCTCTTGTTGATAAACCCCACATGTGGAGCTGTCGATGGTTGTGGCGTTGATGCTGATGTCGTTGATGGTGTTGGTTGTTCTGGGAGATGACCTGCTCGCGCGTTAACCATCAAGACGCTGTCCTCACAGAGATTGATGAGGGCCGCGATGACGAGCTCTCTTGGGGGGACAGGCTTCATCGTTGATCGGTTTGCGTCGGGACTCATTGTTTTGGAGATCGATCAACCGGCGCTGCTCTAGCTGCCCTGTTATCTATGCCCAGATTCTATGCCCAGTTGTTGGTCAATAGCTAGTTATCAGCGGGGATCTAAACTCTCGTGTCCTATGCTCCGGACCTTGCTGAATTGCAGC
The window above is part of the Synechococcus sp. WH 8020 genome. Proteins encoded here:
- a CDS encoding tyrosine-type recombinase/integrase; this translates as MATSSKPRYLTRRTGRDGWYFIRSVPPKLRGSIGCATWRRKAGKTLNEAKKNAVEFLKETDQLIREARGQQVMPEQKLLSLLPMKNQFPKNVDSHDLAQTTSREFIRLDDPENINPHDEELHRLTKRVLKGTTKTPKTADDLLELATLSKSPAPSTKKEWERNLGKLMEHSHKQFITELTRDDALNYRKHLLTTTAASTTKTRLRYLSGLYNVAVDEGWIQSNPMEGLNKKVTSKARVKKVVRLDQADERWQNLPKHHQLLWHVLRWTGSHASEAAGLRWEDMDLNEGTISFKGHETRPLKSAFRQRTIPIHPKLMEIMRSGSECSAGNSGLIFPWAYNPNRARWAEGMHWNDIIGVSPKATRDWAASCLRTKEVNERTIGKLLGHSPKKSKGSGTYSSVGLETMRKALEQLE